The Blautia luti nucleotide sequence CAAAGAAGAAGGATCAATCAGGAACCTGCCAGTGAAAATGAAACGAAAGCGCTGATCAGTATTTTTCAGGAATATAAAAGTGCAGGGCTTCTGACATTTGGGTTTTCCAGGGGAAGAATCATTTACTGCAGACAGGAGAAAGGCTTTGCCTATAATCAGAGGAATTACAGACTGGCTAGATATCTGCAGAAATGCAGCGGATATCGTCTGGAACGGGGAGCTTTTCATGAGGTGCAGAAAAAACGGGAGGATCCTGATATGGGGGCCCTGGAGCAGTTTTATGCAGAAGTGATCCGGCAGCCGTCTCTGGCCATCGAGATACCGGACCTTCCTGCAGGAAATGAAAAGGAAATCCGGCTTCTTCCACTGGAATATATTTATTCCCTGAATTAATGTGAGATCAGAGTTTTCTTTTGTTTGACATCCGGCTGTAAATTCTGTATGATAGAAAGAGCGCTGTTACTGTACACAGAACAGATAGTAACAAAGAAGATCAATAGAATGAAAAGAAGCAGAAATAACAGAATGTAAGTGAGAAAGACGAGGAAATAAAGAGTGAGCAATACACAGGAGAGTAAAGTACAGTTAGAATATATCAGTAAATGTACAGATCTGGTTAAGGAGAAATATGACAGACAGCCTTGCTTCTTTATCCAGAATGCAGGATGTCAGATGAATTCTCTGCAGACAGATACAGTAGCCGGAATCGTGAAACGAATGGGCTATAAAGAAGTGGAGAAAGAAGAAAACGCAGATGTGGTAATCTATAATACATGTACAGTCAGAGAGAATGCCAATCTGAAGATTTACGGACACCTTGGACATTTAAAGAGCATTAAGAGACATAAACCAGATATGAAGATCGTACTTTTCGGCTGCATGATGCAGGAACCGGAAGTGATCGAGAAGATCCATAAGGATTATTCTTTCGTGGATCTGGTATTCGGAACTCATAATTTCCATAAGTTCCCGGAACTTTTTTACAGAAGCTTAAATACAGAAGGACAGATCATTGACGTATGGAAAGAATCCGACGAGATCGTAGAGGGAATGCCTTCTGACCGTAAATATTCCTTTAAAACAGGTGTAAATATTATGTTTGGCTGCAATAATTTCTGCAGTTATTGTATCGTACCTTATGTAAGAGGAAGGGAAAAGAGCCGCGAACCGGAAGATATTATTGAAGAGATTAAAGGACTGGTTGCAGATGGCGTAACAGAAATTATGCTTCTGGGACAGAATGTAAATTCTTACGGTAAGACATTGGAACACCCAGTTACCTTTGCCCGGCTGTTACAGAGAGTAGAAGAGATTGAAGGGCTGAAGAGAATCCGCTTTATGACTTCCCATCCGAAGGATCTGTCTGATGAGCTTATTGAGACCATGGCGAAAAGTAAGAAAGTCTGCCACCATCTGCACCTGCCAATGCAGTCCGGAAGCAGCCGTATTTTAAAAAT carries:
- the miaB gene encoding tRNA (N6-isopentenyl adenosine(37)-C2)-methylthiotransferase MiaB, with amino-acid sequence MSNTQESKVQLEYISKCTDLVKEKYDRQPCFFIQNAGCQMNSLQTDTVAGIVKRMGYKEVEKEENADVVIYNTCTVRENANLKIYGHLGHLKSIKRHKPDMKIVLFGCMMQEPEVIEKIHKDYSFVDLVFGTHNFHKFPELFYRSLNTEGQIIDVWKESDEIVEGMPSDRKYSFKTGVNIMFGCNNFCSYCIVPYVRGREKSREPEDIIEEIKGLVADGVTEIMLLGQNVNSYGKTLEHPVTFARLLQRVEEIEGLKRIRFMTSHPKDLSDELIETMAKSKKVCHHLHLPMQSGSSRILKIMNRRYDKEKYLELVEKIRKAVPDISLTTDIIVGFPGETEEDFQDTLDVVEKSCFDTAFTFIYSKRSGTPAAKMENQVPEDVVKDRFDRLLSLVQEKGREASSRFEGTVQEILVEEESKEKGIFTGRTQYNLLVHFPGCQDMLGKYVKVKLDTCKGFYYMGTLAEE